In a single window of the Patagioenas fasciata isolate bPatFas1 chromosome 22, bPatFas1.hap1, whole genome shotgun sequence genome:
- the KAT2A gene encoding histone acetyltransferase KAT2A, whose amino-acid sequence MPVGPGPRLSPAGARRPQPRAGAPLPPGSAGDVRRPRGHRIWPPLPNELPIPAFPARRRSERGAHAEPGMAEPEAAQPGRPPPGPGAVAGSGGAGSGTAAATGGGTGSSDPARPGLSQQQRASQRKAQVRGFPRGKKLEKLGVFSACKANDACKCNGWKNPNPPTAPRMDLQQPVTNLSEPCRSCGHALADHVSHLENVSEEEINRLLGMVVDVENLFMSVHKEEDTDTKQVYFYLFKLLRKCILQMSQPVVEGSLGSPPFEKPNIEQGVLNFVQYKFSHLPPKERQTMYELSKMFLLCLNYWKLETPSQFRQRSQNDDVATYKVNYTRWLCYCHVPQSCDSLPRYETTHVFGRSLLKSIFTVTRRQLLEKFRVEKDKLVPEKRTLILTHFPKFLSMLEEEIYGENSPIWEADFTVPAAEGAQLVSRPAAVSTVAVPTTPLFSKKLSNSSSAASMDTSAPEPLPGEKRKLPESLTLEDAKRIRVMGDIPMELVNEVMLTITDPAAMLGPETSLLSANAARDETARLEERRGIIEFHVIGNSLSQKSNKKILMWLVGLQNVFSHQLPRMPKEYITRLVFDPKHKTLALIKDGRVIGGICFRMFPTQGFTEIVFCAVTSNEQVKGYGTHLMNHLKEYHIKHNILYFLTYADEYAIGYFKKQGFSKDIKVPKSRYLGYIKDYEGATLMECELNPRIPYTELSHIIKKQKEIIKKLIERKQAQIRKVYPGLTCFKEGVRQIPIESVPGIRETGWKPLGKEKGKELKDPDQLYNTLKNLLAQIKTHPSAWPFMEPVKKSEAPDYYEIIRFPIDLKTMTERLKNRYYVTKKLFIADLQRIITNCREYNPPDSDYCKCANTLEKFFYFKLKEGGLIDK is encoded by the exons GACTCTCCCCGGCCGGTGCAcgccgcccgcagccccgggcgGGAGCTCCGCTCCCGCCCGGGTCTGCGGGCGACGTGCGCCGGCCCCGGGGCCACCGGATCTGGCCACCCCTCCCCAACGAACTACCGATCCCGGCGTTCCCGGCGCGCAGGCGCAGTGAGCGCGGAGCGCACGCCGAGCCCGGCATGGCGGAGCCGGAGGCCGCGCAGCCCGGGCGGCCCCCGCCGGGTCCGGGAGCGGTGGCGGGGAGCGGCGGAGCTGGGAGCGGGACGGCGGCGGCGACGGGAGGAGGAACGGGGTCCAGCGATCCGGCGAGGCCCGGGTTGAGCCAGCAGCAACGGGCGAGTCAGCGCAAGGCGCAGGTGCGGGGGTTCCCCCGCGGGAAGAAGCTGGAGAAACTGGGGGTCTTCTCGGCCTGCAAG GCCAACGATGCCTGTAAATGCAATGGCTGGAAGAACCCCAACCCTCCCACCGCCCCCCGCATGGACCTGCAGCAGCCGGTGACCAACCTGAGCGAGCCCTGCCGGAGCTGCGGCCACGCGCTGG CGGACCATGTGTCCCACCTGGAGAACGTCTCGGAGGAGGAGATCAACCGGCTGCTGGGCATGGTGGTGGACGTGGAGAACCTCTTCATGTCGGTGCACAAGGAGGAGGACACGGACACCAAGCAGGTGTATTTCTACCTGTTCAAG CTGCTGCGGAAATGCATCCTGCAGATGAGCCAGCCtgtggtggaggggtccctggggagcccccccttCGAGAAACCGAACATCGAGCAG ggAGTCCTGAACTTTGTCCAGTACAAGTTCAGCCACTTGCCGCCCAAGGAGCGGCAGACGATGTACGAGCTCTccaagatgttcctgctctgcctCAACTACTGGAAGCTGGAGACACCGTCCCAGTTCCGGCAGCGCTCGCAGAACGACGATGTGGCCACCTACAAGGTCAACTACACCAG GTGGCTGTGCTACTGCCACGTGCCGCAGAGCTGTGACAGCCTCCCCCGCTACGAGACCACCCACGTCTTCGGGCGCAGCCTCCTCAAGTCCATCTTCACGGTCACCCGCCGGCAGCTGCTGGAGAAGTTCCGGGTGGAGAAGGACAAGCTGGTGCCGGAGAAGCGGACGCTGATCCTTACCCACTTCCCCAA GTTCCTGtccatgctggaggaggagatttACGGCGAGAACTCTCCAATCTGGGAGGCTGATTTCACCGTGCCGGCCGCAGAGGGTGCCCAGCTGGTGTCTCGTCCAG CTGCCGTCAGCACCGTCGCTGTGCCCACCACTCCGCTCTTCAGCAAGAAGCTCAGCAACAGCAGCTCCGCTGCGAGCATGGACACCAGCGCCCCAGAGCCCCTGCCAG GGGAGAAGCGGAAGCTGCCCGAGAGCCTGACCCTGGAAGATGCCAAACGGATCCGTGTCATGGGCGACATCCCCATGGAGCTGGTGAACGAGGTCATGCTGACCATCACGGACCCCGCTGCCATGCTGGGCCCCGAG ACCAGCCTGCTGTCGGCCAACGCGGCGCGGGACGAGACGGCCCGGCTGGAGGAGCGCCGCGGCATCATCGAGTTCCACGTCATCGGCAACTCGCTCTCGCAGAAATCCAACAAGAAGATCCTCATGTGGCTGGTGGGCTTGCAGAACGTCTTCTCGCACCAGCTGCCCCGCATGCCCAAGGAGTACATCACTCGCCTCGTCTTCGACCC GAAGCACAAGACGCTGGCGCTGATCAAGGACGGCCGGGTGATCGGGGGGATCTGCTTCCGCATGTTCCCCACCCAGGGCTTCACCGAGATTGTCTTCTGCGCCGTCACGTCCAACGAGCAAGTCAAG GGCTATGGGACGCACCTGATGAACCACCTGAAGGAGTACCACATCAAACACAACATCCTCTACTTCCTCACCTATGCGGATGAGTATGCCATCGGCTACTTCAAGAAACAG GGCTTTTCTAAGGACATCAAAGTCCCCAAGAGCCGCTACTTGGGGTACATCAAGGACTACGAGGGGGCCACCCTGATGGAGTGTGAGCTGAACCCCCGCATCCCCTACACCGAGCTCTCCCACATCATCAAGAAGCAGAAGGAG ATTATCAAGAAGCTGATCGAGAGGAAGCAAGCGCAGATCCGCAAGGTCTACCCTGGCCTGACCTGCTTCAAGGAGGGCGTGCGGCAGATCCCCATCGAGAGCGTCCCCGGCATCC GAGAAACGGGATGGAAACcgctggggaaggagaaggg AAAAGAGCTGAAGGACCCAGACCAGCTCTACAACACCCTGAAGAACCTCCTGGCCCAGATCAAG ACCCACCCCAGCGCTTGGCCCTTCATGGAGCCGGTGAAGAAGTCGGAGGCGCCAGATTACTACGAAATCATCCGCTTCCCCATCG aCCTGAAGACCATGACCGAGCGCCTGAAGAACCGCTACTACGTCACCAAGAAGCTGTTCATCGCCGACCTGCAGCGCATCATCACCAACTGCCGCGAGTACAACCCCCCCGACAGCGACTACTGCAAGTGTGCCAACACCCTGGAGAAGTTCTTCTACTTCAAGCTCAAGGAGGGGGGGCTCATTGACAAGTAG